One Dictyoglomus thermophilum H-6-12 DNA window includes the following coding sequences:
- the cas4 gene encoding CRISPR-associated protein Cas4, giving the protein MVDLLQNLRITGIKINYLFVCERKLWLFDRGIGMEETSEKVFLGKLLDEFSYPKEKKKKILIDNLICIDILNEEEIREVKYSDKLEEPNKMQILYYLYYLKKLGIRKKGILNYPKQKKREIVELTPEKEKLIEDAIKKIEEVVGRENPPPVEKKRYCKKCAYYEFCFIGE; this is encoded by the coding sequence ATGGTTGATTTACTTCAAAATTTAAGAATAACTGGAATAAAAATAAACTATCTCTTTGTTTGTGAGAGAAAACTCTGGCTTTTTGATAGAGGGATAGGAATGGAAGAGACTTCTGAAAAGGTATTTCTAGGAAAACTATTAGATGAATTTAGCTATCCCAAAGAAAAGAAGAAGAAAATTCTTATAGACAACCTTATATGTATTGATATATTAAACGAAGAAGAAATAAGAGAAGTCAAATATAGCGATAAATTAGAAGAACCCAATAAAATGCAGATTCTTTATTACCTATACTACTTAAAAAAGTTAGGAATACGCAAAAAGGGAATATTGAATTATCCAAAACAAAAAAAGCGTGAGATTGTAGAACTTACACCAGAAAAAGAAAAGTTGATAGAAGATGCCATTAAAAAGATAGAAGAAGTTGTAGGAAGAGAAAATCCGCCCCCTGTAGAAAAGAAAAGATATTGTAAGAAATGCGCATATTATGAATTTTGCTTTATAGGTGAGTAA
- a CDS encoding CRISPR-associated helicase/endonuclease Cas3 — protein MISLGNLDIVYAKTYYENGKIVAETLEEHTSLLLKNLELLKERYYEEIKRVLEKENYNSEKFWEILKIAALYHDLGKINSLFQNKIRELLGKEKIESRFSQEIPHNFLSPALLPKETLSKKIAEYEDIFTLIYAIIYHHYRDLDFNEEYFKDYIKEEVLNKVDHLSWVKKYDENFGNSESLGNEYLWLLRDRGKIENLEKKLKFIMLKGLLYRLDHSSSAHVEIEKERIRNCEKLLISYLIKKPNSIGLKPFQKKAIHLRDKNILLVAPTGSGKTEFAVNWIGNDKAVYTLPLRVSVNAMYERLKEIFGKDKIGLLHGDCAYYGLDEIRTLENDFQEHLHHVTSSRQLSYPITVSTADQIFISFFHFPGYEKIFSIFPYTKIVVDEPQAYTSESLAVIVEGLKRIDNVGGKFCLMSATFYPILRNELQDISEIIEVEASNNSSHFIRYYPEKDIEDMISEIIENYKKGKKVLVITNTVKKAQSIYNLLRSNKELKVNLLHSRFIWKDRNMKEKQIFLDEKSHAPCIWISTQIVEASLDIDFDILFSELAPLDTLIQRMGRVYRKREYSEDIPNIVIAGSLGKPSGKSHVYDSALIDATHNILSEINTKKLDERIKKMLVERLYSLEQLANTKYYKKFRDYQKLLKLEYKAENKLEAERIFRRISNIEAIPVEVYENNKEKLLEIQEKIYSKDALKKLQGLRELKDLTVNIPLEIKDYAQNLISLEKDLELRIFLINLNYDTELGLLPDKNTENII, from the coding sequence GTGATTTCCCTGGGGAATCTTGATATTGTTTATGCGAAAACATATTATGAAAACGGAAAGATCGTAGCAGAAACCCTAGAAGAGCATACTTCTTTACTTCTGAAAAATCTTGAACTATTAAAAGAGCGCTATTATGAAGAAATAAAAAGAGTACTTGAGAAAGAAAACTACAATTCAGAAAAGTTTTGGGAAATTCTAAAAATTGCAGCACTTTATCATGATCTAGGTAAAATAAATTCTTTATTTCAAAATAAAATTAGAGAACTTTTAGGAAAAGAAAAGATAGAGTCTAGATTTTCTCAAGAGATACCTCATAACTTCCTATCTCCAGCGCTTCTTCCTAAAGAGACATTATCTAAAAAAATCGCAGAATATGAAGACATATTTACACTCATATATGCAATAATATACCATCACTATAGAGATTTAGACTTTAATGAGGAATATTTTAAAGACTATATAAAAGAAGAAGTTCTAAATAAAGTAGATCACCTTTCTTGGGTAAAAAAGTATGATGAAAACTTTGGAAATAGTGAGAGTTTAGGAAATGAATATCTATGGTTACTCAGAGATCGAGGAAAAATCGAAAATTTAGAAAAGAAATTAAAATTCATCATGTTAAAAGGTCTTTTGTATAGATTAGACCATTCTTCATCAGCTCATGTAGAAATAGAAAAAGAAAGAATTAGAAATTGTGAAAAACTTTTAATTTCCTATTTAATTAAAAAACCAAATTCTATTGGTTTAAAACCATTTCAGAAAAAGGCTATTCACCTAAGAGACAAGAATATATTACTCGTTGCTCCCACAGGAAGCGGGAAAACAGAATTTGCAGTTAACTGGATAGGTAATGATAAAGCAGTTTATACTCTTCCTTTAAGAGTTTCTGTCAATGCTATGTATGAAAGACTAAAAGAGATTTTTGGAAAAGACAAAATAGGACTTTTACATGGTGACTGCGCCTATTATGGTCTTGATGAAATAAGAACATTAGAGAATGATTTTCAAGAACACTTACATCATGTAACTTCTTCTAGGCAACTATCCTATCCTATAACCGTTAGCACTGCGGATCAAATCTTTATATCTTTCTTCCACTTCCCTGGCTATGAAAAGATATTCTCTATTTTCCCATACACAAAAATAGTAGTAGATGAACCTCAAGCATATACTTCGGAATCCTTAGCTGTGATTGTGGAAGGCCTAAAAAGAATAGATAACGTAGGAGGGAAATTTTGCTTAATGAGTGCCACCTTTTATCCAATTTTAAGAAATGAATTACAAGATATTTCCGAAATTATAGAAGTTGAAGCCTCTAACAACTCCTCTCACTTTATAAGATATTATCCTGAGAAAGATATAGAAGACATGATTAGCGAAATAATTGAAAATTACAAGAAAGGAAAAAAAGTTTTAGTTATAACAAATACTGTGAAAAAGGCTCAAAGTATATATAACCTTTTACGTTCAAATAAAGAACTTAAAGTTAATCTTCTACATTCAAGGTTCATATGGAAAGACAGAAATATGAAAGAAAAACAAATTTTCCTAGATGAAAAATCCCATGCTCCATGTATATGGATTTCTACACAAATTGTAGAAGCATCACTAGACATAGATTTTGATATTCTATTTTCAGAACTTGCTCCTTTAGATACCTTAATACAAAGAATGGGAAGAGTATATAGAAAAAGAGAGTATTCAGAAGATATCCCTAATATTGTGATTGCTGGAAGTTTAGGAAAACCCTCAGGAAAAAGCCACGTCTACGATTCTGCATTAATTGATGCTACCCATAATATTCTTTCCGAGATTAACACAAAAAAGCTAGATGAAAGAATTAAAAAGATGTTAGTAGAAAGGCTATACTCTCTTGAACAATTAGCAAACACAAAGTATTACAAAAAATTTAGAGATTATCAAAAGTTGCTTAAATTGGAATATAAAGCAGAAAATAAACTAGAAGCCGAAAGAATTTTCAGAAGAATTTCTAATATAGAAGCAATTCCTGTAGAAGTTTATGAAAACAACAAAGAAAAATTATTGGAAATACAAGAAAAAATATACTCAAAAGACGCCCTGAAAAAACTCCAAGGGCTAAGAGAACTTAAAGATTTGACAGTAAATATTCCGTTGGAGATTAAAGATTATGCTCAAAATCTAATCTCCTTGGAGAAAGACTTAGAGCTAAGAATATTTTTAATAAATTTGAACTACGACACAGAATTAGGACTTCTACCAGACAAAAACACAGAAAATATAATTTAA
- the cas5b gene encoding type I-B CRISPR-associated protein Cas5b, whose amino-acid sequence MKVLKLKVYQQFANYRKPLSYSFIDTFPLPTYSNIRGWIHRILQAQEYIPLSISIQGTYESIVYDLQTFYKFDRPRPEKKDLIFLPEYKKTIVKSPFYVANLQNVSLILHINMEYSLLEKIKTMLLDTFPSIGRHEDMARIDKIDFVEVKRKDIGIDFYKIKYPIYLKKETADKYNLIGINFKIPFKYRIEENLRYFEKIDVVYIEEGTLFGEVILDSEGDLVELVGDFPGES is encoded by the coding sequence ATGAAAGTGCTTAAGTTAAAGGTGTATCAACAGTTCGCCAATTATAGAAAGCCTCTATCTTACAGTTTTATAGATACTTTTCCTCTTCCAACTTATTCCAATATAAGAGGTTGGATTCATAGAATCTTACAAGCTCAAGAATATATTCCTCTCAGTATCTCTATACAAGGAACATATGAAAGCATAGTATACGACTTACAAACTTTCTATAAATTCGATAGACCTCGTCCTGAAAAAAAAGATTTAATATTTCTTCCAGAATACAAAAAAACTATAGTCAAATCTCCCTTCTATGTTGCAAATCTACAGAATGTATCTCTAATTCTACATATTAATATGGAGTATAGTCTTTTAGAAAAAATAAAAACAATGTTGCTTGATACATTTCCTTCTATAGGAAGACATGAAGATATGGCACGGATTGACAAAATAGATTTCGTAGAAGTCAAAAGAAAGGACATTGGTATTGATTTCTATAAAATAAAGTATCCTATATATCTTAAGAAGGAAACTGCAGATAAATACAACCTAATTGGCATCAATTTCAAGATACCTTTCAAATACAGAATTGAAGAAAATTTGAGATATTTTGAAAAAATAGATGTAGTCTACATAGAAGAAGGAACACTTTTTGGCGAGGTAATTTTAGATTCCGAAGGAGACTTGGTAGAGCTGGTAGGTGATTTCCCTGGGGAATCTTGA
- the cas7i gene encoding type I-B CRISPR-associated protein Cas7/Cst2/DevR yields MKKGGLTLTIIFEAMSLNYGEGVGNISELKKLSREGYSLTYMSRQALRYELFKTLKNMFGMQDAPLTPTKEKGVIQFKEEANIKDYEEVDFFGYMKTLKGKGALTRSAVVKFSPAISLEPYYNDLEFGSNKNFADRSNSDPNIFQLEQHYSLYTYTVTIDLDRLGKDENENIELDKKTRIERAQKILEALKVMNREIKGRIENLNPIFVIGGIYPVKNPFFLNRVKICLDSSTKRFKINTELINSVLNISINGISIKDYTHIGLLKGYWENEKEFENAKDINTFFKDIKEGVQEFYESA; encoded by the coding sequence ATGAAAAAAGGTGGTTTAACCCTAACCATAATTTTTGAGGCTATGAGCCTAAATTACGGTGAAGGAGTAGGAAATATCTCCGAATTAAAAAAATTAAGCAGAGAAGGATACAGTTTAACTTACATGTCTCGTCAGGCTTTAAGGTATGAGCTTTTTAAAACCCTTAAAAATATGTTTGGAATGCAAGATGCACCACTAACACCAACTAAGGAAAAAGGAGTTATTCAATTTAAAGAAGAAGCTAATATAAAAGATTATGAAGAGGTTGATTTCTTTGGATACATGAAAACATTAAAAGGAAAAGGAGCTTTAACCCGTTCTGCAGTAGTAAAATTTTCACCAGCAATCTCCTTAGAACCTTACTACAACGATCTAGAATTTGGATCTAATAAAAATTTTGCTGATAGATCAAATTCTGATCCTAACATTTTCCAACTTGAGCAACACTATTCTCTATATACCTATACTGTAACCATAGATCTAGACAGGTTAGGTAAAGATGAAAATGAAAACATAGAATTAGATAAAAAAACAAGAATTGAAAGAGCACAAAAAATCCTAGAAGCCTTAAAAGTTATGAATAGAGAAATTAAAGGACGTATAGAGAATTTAAACCCTATATTTGTAATTGGAGGAATATATCCAGTTAAGAATCCATTTTTCTTAAATAGAGTCAAAATTTGCTTAGACAGTTCTACCAAAAGATTCAAAATAAATACAGAATTAATTAATAGTGTTTTAAATATCAGTATTAATGGGATTTCGATTAAAGATTACACGCATATTGGTTTATTAAAAGGGTACTGGGAAAATGAAAAAGAATTTGAAAATGCAAAAGACATAAACACTTTCTTTAAAGACATAAAAGAAGGAGTACAAGAGTTCTATGAAAGTGCTTAA
- the cas8a1 gene encoding type I-B CRISPR-associated protein Cas8b1/Cst1, which yields MERVYLSDWLFNAGIIGFLSILFEGKEDLKEGENTFSNGKNIYIGKNYIEFEREVLEGFSDKYFNSAYERYRRTDRFIDYCREILEDIKKETLYKDIEKSYEELKNRIDNFSKLKDFLKKDFQLPPLNEVKRNPELFREYILKVLEVAEKNKQILIENDVKIYLGKIYGQKSFLNRTITSNYKNKFKEDFEDKIINDTKKIKRSILCINCGERYAKKDTSFDTGISPFTGVNTDALNFFWNFNAKLPLCEICELIYFCTFRGFTESVLENKYFFVNSDTSVIDLYKKNLLLQEKLKKNLTENIFVEFFSELLLREEYEKSTHRLQGIAFIEIDLTNKDVLPKVFSFNISRAKAEFLKEHAEKNFKNLINIRYSIKRYSIKDSIKEIIKNVTLEFLEKILSNTLSYGYLSFLEYLLLESIKGNKDVKTYYSPIHLNILNIIIEDYIQKFKKYERGEKMSSKNEEQLWFMFKKGEEIANKLISENSENKIPSLTYKLLSCLRTEDVHSFMNIILRLYMTYSLEVPSLLVKALNEKDLFLAYGYSFVNGLLSKYTSQNNEN from the coding sequence GTGGAAAGAGTCTACCTCTCGGACTGGCTTTTTAATGCAGGTATAATTGGTTTCTTATCAATCTTGTTTGAAGGAAAAGAAGATTTAAAAGAGGGAGAAAATACCTTCTCTAATGGGAAAAATATTTATATAGGAAAAAACTATATAGAATTTGAAAGAGAAGTATTGGAAGGTTTTTCAGATAAGTATTTCAATTCTGCATATGAGAGGTATAGAAGAACCGATAGATTCATAGATTATTGTAGGGAAATATTAGAAGATATAAAAAAAGAAACATTATATAAGGACATAGAAAAAAGTTATGAAGAGCTCAAAAATCGAATAGACAACTTCTCAAAACTTAAGGATTTCTTAAAGAAAGATTTTCAGTTACCTCCTCTAAATGAGGTTAAAAGAAATCCTGAATTATTTAGAGAATATATATTAAAAGTTTTAGAAGTTGCTGAGAAAAACAAACAAATCCTTATAGAGAATGATGTAAAGATATACTTAGGAAAGATATATGGTCAAAAAAGCTTCCTAAATAGAACAATTACTTCCAACTATAAGAATAAATTTAAAGAAGACTTCGAAGATAAAATAATAAACGATACAAAAAAAATTAAAAGATCTATTCTATGTATAAACTGTGGTGAAAGATATGCTAAAAAGGATACAAGTTTTGATACAGGGATCTCTCCTTTTACAGGAGTAAACACCGATGCACTAAACTTTTTTTGGAATTTTAACGCAAAACTTCCTTTATGTGAAATATGTGAATTAATATACTTTTGTACTTTTAGAGGCTTTACTGAATCTGTATTAGAAAATAAGTATTTCTTTGTAAATAGCGATACTTCAGTAATTGATCTTTACAAAAAGAATTTACTATTACAAGAAAAGCTTAAAAAGAATCTCACTGAAAATATTTTTGTAGAATTTTTCAGCGAACTACTACTACGGGAGGAATATGAAAAAAGTACTCATAGACTACAAGGTATAGCTTTTATAGAAATTGACTTAACTAATAAAGACGTACTTCCAAAAGTTTTTTCTTTTAACATAAGCAGAGCAAAGGCTGAATTTCTAAAAGAGCATGCTGAAAAAAACTTTAAAAATCTTATTAATATAAGATATAGTATTAAAAGATATAGTATTAAAGATAGTATTAAAGAGATAATCAAAAACGTAACTTTAGAATTCTTAGAGAAAATTCTCTCTAATACTTTAAGTTACGGTTATTTAAGCTTTTTAGAGTACCTTCTTTTAGAAAGTATAAAGGGGAATAAAGATGTTAAAACCTACTACTCTCCAATACATTTAAACATCTTAAACATAATAATTGAGGATTACATCCAAAAATTTAAAAAATATGAAAGGGGTGAAAAAATGAGTTCTAAAAATGAAGAACAACTTTGGTTTATGTTCAAGAAGGGAGAAGAAATAGCTAATAAACTCATTTCTGAAAACTCTGAAAATAAAATTCCATCTCTGACTTACAAACTTCTTTCTTGTCTAAGAACAGAAGATGTACATAGTTTTATGAACATCATATTAAGGCTCTACATGACTTATTCTCTCGAAGTTCCTTCTTTACTTGTCAAAGCTCTTAATGAGAAAGATCTCTTTCTTGCTTATGGATATAGTTTTGTAAATGGACTTTTATCCAAATATACTTCCCAAAATAACGAAAACTAA
- the cas6 gene encoding CRISPR-associated endoribonuclease Cas6: MRIKVTLEGDLLPIDYRNHFMSFIKEALKATDFGKEYFKKIYQYEEEGEIKNNKAGKPFCFAVRFLHDKEEFKKDKDVLYIKSPIELYISSVDYEFLINLYNGLLSKKLYPFKMGLGGISKRNNIILLRERKIKEDKVIFKTLSPILIEDKNDKPLLPIDVENNQPLPEESEKFVYFLKELNYISDSILKSIRGQGLKIGLKFKPLKVRKEVVKHRVREKNIEPKLYTFTCFSGTFELSGDPEDLNWLYQLGMGLRRAQGFGMVEVV; the protein is encoded by the coding sequence TTGAGAATAAAAGTAACCTTAGAAGGGGATCTACTTCCTATTGATTATCGTAACCACTTTATGAGCTTTATAAAAGAAGCACTAAAAGCAACAGATTTTGGAAAAGAATATTTCAAGAAAATCTACCAATATGAAGAGGAAGGAGAAATAAAAAACAACAAAGCAGGAAAACCCTTTTGCTTTGCAGTAAGATTCCTACATGACAAAGAGGAATTCAAGAAAGATAAGGATGTTTTATATATCAAAAGCCCTATAGAACTTTATATTTCAAGTGTAGATTATGAATTTTTAATAAACCTCTATAATGGTCTTTTGAGCAAAAAACTATATCCTTTTAAGATGGGGCTTGGAGGAATCTCCAAAAGAAACAATATTATACTTCTTCGAGAAAGAAAAATAAAAGAAGATAAAGTGATATTTAAAACTCTCTCTCCCATACTTATAGAGGATAAAAATGATAAACCACTTCTTCCTATAGATGTAGAGAATAATCAACCTTTACCTGAAGAAAGCGAAAAATTTGTTTACTTTTTAAAAGAACTTAATTATATCTCTGACTCCATATTGAAAAGTATAAGAGGACAAGGATTAAAAATAGGACTCAAATTTAAACCTTTAAAGGTCAGAAAAGAAGTTGTCAAACATAGAGTAAGGGAAAAGAATATAGAGCCAAAGCTTTATACCTTTACTTGCTTCTCTGGAACTTTTGAGCTTTCTGGAGATCCGGAAGATTTAAACTGGTTATATCAACTGGGAATGGGACTACGAAGAGCTCAGGGCTTTGGTATGGTGGAGGTGGTATGA
- a CDS encoding iron-containing alcohol dehydrogenase has protein sequence MKENLNFSYFIPTKIWFGPGSLEKLREEKLPGRKALIVISAGGSMKRLGYLDRLTDILKSKGVEYVVFDKILPNPIKKHVMEGAQIAREEKCDFVIGLGGGSSIDSAKSIALMAKNDGDYWDYIVGGTGKGKKPEKGALPIVAITTTAGTGTEADPWTVITNEETNEKIGYGNEYTFPTLSIVDPELMLSVPPHLTAYQGFDAFFHAVEGYIANIATPVSDLYALKSVELIAKYLPVCVKNGSDLTARTYVALANTLSGFVESTSSCTSEHSMEHALSAFHPELPHGAGLIMLSEAYHTFFASKIPERYINLARAMGVDVDSLPEEERPFAFVKALKKLQEECGVANLKMSDYGIKEDEIEKLAKNAMETMGGLFEMDRYKLSFEEVVEIMRKAYK, from the coding sequence ATGAAAGAAAATTTAAATTTCTCCTATTTTATTCCTACTAAGATATGGTTTGGTCCAGGAAGCTTAGAAAAATTAAGAGAAGAAAAGCTCCCTGGTAGGAAAGCACTTATAGTTATTTCTGCTGGGGGTTCCATGAAAAGACTTGGTTATCTTGATAGGCTTACAGATATTCTAAAAAGTAAAGGTGTAGAATATGTAGTTTTTGATAAAATTCTTCCCAATCCTATTAAGAAGCATGTAATGGAAGGTGCTCAAATTGCAAGAGAAGAGAAATGTGATTTTGTAATTGGACTTGGAGGAGGAAGTAGTATTGATTCAGCAAAGAGTATTGCGTTGATGGCAAAGAATGATGGTGACTATTGGGATTATATTGTAGGTGGTACTGGAAAAGGTAAAAAGCCAGAAAAAGGAGCTTTACCTATTGTGGCTATAACCACTACAGCAGGTACAGGAACTGAGGCAGATCCATGGACAGTAATAACCAATGAGGAAACTAATGAGAAAATCGGGTATGGTAATGAATATACTTTTCCTACTTTGTCCATTGTAGATCCTGAACTTATGTTGAGTGTTCCCCCTCATCTTACTGCCTATCAAGGATTTGATGCCTTTTTCCATGCAGTAGAGGGCTATATTGCAAATATTGCAACTCCAGTGAGTGATCTTTATGCTTTAAAGAGTGTAGAATTGATTGCTAAATATTTACCTGTTTGTGTAAAAAATGGTAGCGATCTTACTGCAAGAACTTATGTGGCTCTTGCTAATACCCTTTCAGGATTTGTAGAAAGTACATCAAGCTGTACTTCGGAGCATTCTATGGAGCATGCTCTTTCTGCTTTTCATCCAGAGCTTCCCCATGGGGCAGGATTGATTATGCTTTCAGAGGCTTATCATACCTTCTTTGCCTCAAAGATTCCTGAAAGGTATATAAACCTTGCAAGGGCAATGGGTGTTGATGTGGATTCTCTTCCTGAAGAGGAGAGACCTTTTGCTTTTGTTAAAGCACTGAAAAAGCTTCAAGAAGAGTGTGGAGTGGCAAATTTGAAGATGTCTGACTATGGTATAAAGGAAGATGAAATTGAGAAATTGGCTAAGAATGCTATGGAGACTATGGGCGGACTCTTTGAAATGGATAGGTATAAGTTAAGTTTTGAAGAAGTTGTAGAGATAATGCGAAAAGCTTATAAGTAA
- a CDS encoding glycosyltransferase produces MIIPARNEEENLGKLLSLLKNQTYKPYEVIVVNDNSEDDTEGVGERNGARVISLYEEPPEGWVGKNWAIWNGYLESRGDILLFLDADVEPSSEFIEVMLSSYERYGGLISCWPYQRFEKFYEHLNFIFNIGAVITMCAIKKEGAFGPAMMISREDYERVGGHKEVKDKVVEDLHFGNLCIKKGIPVNNFLGGEYIKFRMYPKGLMDLIEGFSKNSSQGVMSLSFSKFLYLLIWFYGVFGSFAFENPINLYYLLFSFQFYVMTRRLGDYNLIDSVIYPIHFMFFIAVLIYSSIKTFLFKSVSWKGRKINVG; encoded by the coding sequence GTGATAATTCCAGCGAGGAATGAAGAGGAGAATTTAGGTAAATTACTTTCTTTATTAAAAAATCAGACTTATAAGCCTTATGAAGTAATAGTAGTGAATGACAATTCAGAGGATGATACAGAGGGAGTAGGTGAGAGGAATGGAGCGAGGGTGATATCGTTATATGAGGAACCACCTGAGGGGTGGGTAGGTAAGAACTGGGCGATATGGAATGGATATTTAGAGTCGAGAGGGGACATTTTATTATTTTTAGATGCTGATGTAGAGCCGAGTAGTGAGTTTATAGAGGTAATGCTAAGTAGTTATGAGAGGTATGGGGGTTTAATTTCCTGTTGGCCTTATCAGAGATTTGAAAAATTCTATGAACATCTAAATTTTATCTTTAACATCGGAGCTGTAATCACTATGTGTGCTATTAAAAAAGAGGGAGCTTTTGGTCCAGCCATGATGATTTCGAGGGAGGATTATGAAAGAGTAGGAGGACATAAAGAGGTTAAGGATAAGGTGGTTGAAGATCTTCATTTTGGAAATCTTTGTATAAAAAAGGGTATTCCAGTAAACAATTTTTTGGGGGGAGAGTATATTAAATTTAGGATGTATCCTAAAGGGTTGATGGATCTTATTGAGGGATTCTCTAAAAATTCCTCTCAAGGAGTTATGTCTCTTAGTTTTAGTAAGTTTTTGTATCTCCTAATATGGTTTTATGGGGTTTTTGGGAGTTTTGCTTTTGAAAATCCTATAAATTTGTATTATCTTTTGTTTTCTTTTCAGTTTTATGTAATGACTCGTAGGTTAGGAGATTACAATCTGATAGACTCAGTAATATATCCTATTCATTTTATGTTCTTTATTGCGGTTTTGATATATTCTTCGATAAAAACTTTTCTTTTTAAATCAGTCTCATGGAAGGGGAGAAAAATAAATGTGGGATAA
- a CDS encoding glycerol-3-phosphate acyltransferase, whose amino-acid sequence MWDKVIIIFLQFLSGSIMYSYLIAKLLNIDLRKVRDGNPGAYNLWISTNWKIGLIGALLDYFKGIYPLLWFVRYKDIKDKWLITVSALAGIFGHVFSPFMGGKGGKGVAVSFGAWTVVTGLEGPLFLGLSMFIFNLAKMHGATPEEDALKVLYGFLCLIPYVVYKVFTGHLYILLLYLGNFGIIAYSHRNELLKVFANA is encoded by the coding sequence ATGTGGGATAAAGTTATAATTATTTTTTTGCAATTTCTTTCAGGATCCATTATGTATTCCTATCTTATTGCAAAACTTTTAAACATAGATTTGAGAAAAGTAAGGGATGGAAATCCGGGAGCTTACAACTTATGGATTTCTACTAACTGGAAAATAGGTTTGATAGGAGCGCTTCTTGACTATTTTAAAGGTATTTATCCTCTTCTTTGGTTTGTGAGATATAAGGATATAAAAGATAAGTGGCTTATTACAGTATCTGCTCTTGCAGGAATATTTGGCCATGTATTTTCTCCTTTTATGGGAGGGAAAGGCGGAAAAGGGGTTGCAGTTTCTTTTGGGGCATGGACGGTAGTAACAGGGCTTGAGGGACCCCTTTTTTTAGGCCTTTCTATGTTCATATTTAATCTTGCTAAGATGCATGGTGCAACTCCTGAGGAGGATGCTTTGAAAGTTCTTTATGGATTTTTGTGTCTTATTCCTTATGTTGTATATAAAGTCTTTACAGGACATCTTTATATACTTCTTCTTTATCTTGGGAATTTTGGAATAATAGCATATTCTCATAGAAATGAACTTCTAAAAGTTTTTGCAAATGCATAA